A region from the Sporohalobacter salinus genome encodes:
- a CDS encoding M24 family metallopeptidase yields the protein MERYQQRIKRTKEIIRQRDLNYVLVPPSTNLRYLTGYAGESHERFFLLILPALGEPFFIAPELYRSHLEKTPVDEAVFWQDEDNPLELLEQKLESKGLLEAEIGVTDEITASFLLPLQEKLQESDFKLNSDIFAELRMKKDEQERELLIKASQLTDKVLEKVITNNDWVGRAEQELAAALDFELKQAGMEDLSFKPIVGVGPNGASPHHVTGEDKIEEGEAIVIDFGGVYHGYCSDMTRTICFGEPSDKLKKVYQIVLKAQQLAEEYIQPGVTAEEVDQVARDYITEQGYGDYFIHRTGHGIGMDCHESPYIVQGNDKVLEPGMAFSVEPGIYLPGEFGVRIEDLVIVTDSGCQILNSYPKEI from the coding sequence ATGGAAAGATATCAACAGAGAATCAAAAGGACTAAAGAGATAATTAGGCAGCGAGATCTAAATTATGTATTAGTTCCACCTTCTACTAACTTGAGATATCTTACTGGCTATGCTGGTGAGAGTCATGAACGTTTCTTTTTACTTATACTACCAGCACTAGGAGAACCTTTCTTTATAGCTCCTGAACTGTACCGTTCTCATCTTGAGAAAACTCCAGTTGATGAAGCAGTGTTTTGGCAGGATGAAGACAACCCATTAGAACTTCTAGAACAAAAGCTAGAATCCAAGGGACTTCTAGAGGCAGAGATAGGTGTTACGGATGAAATTACAGCTTCTTTTTTGCTGCCTTTACAGGAGAAATTACAAGAAAGTGATTTCAAGTTAAATAGTGATATATTTGCAGAATTAAGAATGAAGAAAGATGAACAAGAACGCGAATTATTAATTAAGGCTTCTCAATTAACAGATAAAGTATTAGAAAAAGTTATTACTAATAATGATTGGGTAGGGAGAGCAGAACAAGAATTGGCAGCAGCTTTAGATTTTGAACTTAAACAAGCTGGCATGGAGGATCTTTCATTTAAACCGATAGTTGGAGTAGGTCCTAATGGTGCTTCTCCTCATCATGTAACAGGAGAAGATAAAATTGAAGAAGGAGAAGCAATAGTAATTGATTTTGGTGGGGTTTATCATGGTTATTGTTCGGATATGACAAGGACAATCTGCTTTGGGGAGCCTAGTGATAAATTAAAGAAAGTTTATCAAATAGTACTTAAGGCCCAACAATTGGCAGAAGAGTATATTCAACCGGGAGTTACAGCTGAAGAGGTAGACCAAGTAGCCCGTGATTATATTACTGAACAAGGCTATGGTGATTACTTTATTCATAGGACAGGACATGGAATTGGTATGGACTGTCATGAATCTCCTTATATTGTGCAGGGAAATGATAAAGTATTAGAACCTGGAATGGCATTTAGCGTTGAACCAGGGATTTATTTGCCTGGAGAATTTGGAGTTAGAATTGAAGATTTAGTGATAGTTACTGACAGCGGTTGTCAGATATTGAATAGCTATCCTAAAGAGATTTAA
- a CDS encoding sodium:solute symporter family protein yields MGAVTHNPDFLWYLGGYAVIMIAMGIYFSRKISTSEDFVLAGKSLGPVVLMGTLIATWCGSGTVTGGGNSLAYSFGLGPALFFCTEGLLGIGLLSLIAPKIRAYGKYTISGILEDKYGVEAKILSSIIIVLAYVGIVSYQYKGLGYVLHVTTGMSVELGTIISAALMIFLAAIGGLMTVAPTDALSSFIILIGLVVGVPSVLGYAGGWDNVVASVPKTHLNPMGSLTPLQLIGYILPPVFLLLGDQNMYQRLASSKGDKEGKIGTIGWLIGILIIYPAVAVIAFAARAIFPNIEPGMALISTTTVIPTAIGGLMLAAVAGFVITTGNSYLLSAATSVTYDIYGEYINTDATDKQKLVATKITIPVLGVIAYLLIKYFPSILAVQMYAYTVYAAGITPAVLAVFLWDRVNKPGGISSMVSGVVVTLVWEIILKKPFDINSIVVSVPIAVIALIVVTLMTSQPKDTNSNTHVN; encoded by the coding sequence ATGGGAGCAGTAACACATAATCCAGATTTTTTGTGGTATCTAGGCGGTTATGCAGTAATAATGATTGCAATGGGGATTTATTTTTCTCGAAAAATTTCTACTAGTGAGGACTTTGTTTTAGCAGGTAAATCTTTGGGACCAGTAGTCTTAATGGGTACGCTAATTGCTACCTGGTGTGGAAGTGGAACAGTTACTGGGGGCGGAAATTCACTAGCTTATTCTTTTGGTTTAGGACCAGCCTTATTTTTCTGTACTGAAGGATTACTTGGAATAGGATTGTTATCTTTGATAGCTCCTAAAATTAGAGCCTATGGAAAATATACTATATCTGGTATTCTAGAAGATAAATATGGTGTAGAAGCAAAGATATTATCTAGTATTATTATTGTATTAGCTTATGTAGGAATAGTTTCTTATCAATATAAAGGGCTAGGATATGTATTACATGTAACTACAGGTATGTCAGTGGAACTAGGAACCATTATTTCAGCTGCCTTAATGATCTTTTTAGCTGCTATTGGTGGTTTAATGACAGTAGCACCAACAGATGCGTTGAGTTCTTTTATTATTTTGATTGGTTTAGTTGTTGGAGTGCCATCAGTGTTAGGTTATGCTGGAGGCTGGGACAATGTTGTAGCTAGTGTTCCCAAGACTCATCTAAATCCAATGGGTAGTTTAACTCCCCTTCAATTGATCGGATATATTCTGCCGCCAGTTTTCTTATTGTTAGGTGACCAGAATATGTATCAACGATTAGCATCTTCTAAGGGAGACAAAGAAGGGAAAATTGGTACTATTGGTTGGCTTATAGGTATTTTAATCATCTATCCAGCAGTAGCAGTAATTGCTTTTGCAGCTCGAGCTATCTTCCCTAATATTGAGCCAGGGATGGCTTTGATTTCAACTACTACTGTAATTCCTACAGCAATTGGAGGTTTAATGTTAGCAGCAGTAGCTGGATTCGTAATTACTACCGGTAATTCTTATCTTTTGTCAGCAGCGACTAGTGTTACTTATGATATTTATGGTGAATATATTAATACCGATGCAACTGACAAACAAAAGTTAGTCGCTACTAAAATAACAATTCCAGTATTAGGTGTAATTGCTTATTTATTGATTAAATATTTCCCATCTATATTAGCAGTACAGATGTATGCATATACTGTTTATGCTGCCGGAATAACTCCAGCGGTACTAGCCGTCTTTTTATGGGATCGAGTTAATAAACCTGGCGGAATTTCTTCCATGGTATCAGGAGTTGTAGTAACTTTAGTTTGGGAGATTATACTTAAAAAGCCTTTTGATATAAATAGTATTGTAGTATCTGTACCTATAGCCGTCATTGCTTTAATTGTAGTAACTTTAATGACTTCTCAACCAAAAGATACTAATAGTAACACGCATGTAAATTAA
- a CDS encoding M48 family metallopeptidase, producing the protein MIAFKRKKVITFLLITFLILGSISVQAVSDYEKKLSKKYLEHYLEEYGKAKLKPKNKKRSDKIFSDLASEAEKDASDLDFKYYVIDNPAINAVNIGNGYILIYKGLFKLLENDQQLAALIAHEMGHGVNNDMQEKIDINQKIQIGAVIFDLAQDGKLNKDKINPAVGITVNLLVKKYDRSQEREADIYSAHLLDRAGYDPRGVIGLLRLLKRKSGSVNLELLELVKSHPNLDTRINYVADVIKRQKEAEKLYYSPISTTRQLAKGLLQNKDKKIYSTYAEIIHKNFTMAEFKEKEKLKKIEDKVARLKEKYNLKYTLELRNQVEGTARVAILFYNNEFAPQNKVTSLAIDLVKGKYGWKVLRGPQTY; encoded by the coding sequence ATGATAGCTTTTAAAAGAAAAAAGGTAATTACTTTTTTATTAATTACTTTTTTAATACTCGGTAGTATATCAGTGCAGGCAGTGTCTGATTATGAAAAAAAATTATCAAAAAAATACTTAGAACATTATTTGGAGGAATACGGTAAAGCTAAATTAAAGCCTAAAAATAAGAAAAGAAGTGATAAAATTTTTTCTGATTTAGCATCTGAAGCTGAAAAAGATGCCTCAGATTTAGATTTTAAATATTATGTCATAGATAATCCTGCAATAAATGCAGTGAATATCGGTAACGGGTACATACTAATTTATAAAGGTTTATTTAAGTTATTAGAAAATGATCAGCAGTTAGCTGCTTTAATTGCTCATGAAATGGGACATGGAGTTAATAATGATATGCAGGAGAAAATAGATATTAACCAGAAAATACAAATAGGAGCGGTAATATTTGATTTAGCTCAGGATGGTAAGCTTAATAAGGATAAGATAAATCCAGCAGTAGGAATAACCGTTAATTTATTAGTTAAGAAGTATGATAGAAGTCAAGAGAGAGAGGCTGATATTTATTCTGCTCATTTGTTAGATCGAGCAGGTTATGATCCTAGGGGAGTAATAGGATTATTAAGATTGCTTAAAAGAAAATCAGGTAGTGTTAATTTAGAATTACTGGAACTTGTAAAAAGCCATCCTAATTTAGATACTAGAATTAATTATGTAGCAGACGTAATTAAAAGACAGAAAGAAGCAGAGAAATTATATTATTCGCCGATTTCAACAACAAGACAATTAGCAAAAGGATTGCTTCAGAATAAGGATAAAAAGATATATTCTACTTATGCTGAAATAATACATAAAAACTTTACAATGGCTGAATTTAAAGAGAAAGAAAAATTAAAGAAAATAGAAGATAAGGTAGCTAGGCTGAAGGAAAAATATAATCTTAAATATACATTGGAATTAAGGAACCAAGTAGAAGGAACAGCAAGAGTAGCTATTTTATTTTATAATAACGAATTTGCACCTCAAAATAAAGTAACTTCATTAGCCATTGATTTAGTAAAAGGTAAGTATGGCTGGAAAGTTTTAAGGGGACCACAAACTTATTAA